The proteins below are encoded in one region of Winogradskyella helgolandensis:
- a CDS encoding 2OG-Fe(II) oxygenase, translating into MSSLFEAIPFVENSLYERVISDISSQKYSIVDDFFSEDEVIALRHSLLLKYEEDTFKKSAIGNKTNELVKKAVRGDIILWIDENVINFAEQLFFNRINDLKDYLNRTCFLGINQKEFHYAIYPKDTYYKRHLDTFQNDDRRKLSFVCYLNSEDWQPENGGELVLYLDDEDKVIYPFPGKVVIFESQELEHEVKPVNTQRLSITGWLKTR; encoded by the coding sequence GTGAGTAGCCTTTTCGAAGCTATTCCGTTTGTTGAAAACTCGCTTTACGAGCGTGTTATTTCAGACATTTCATCGCAAAAATATAGTATTGTTGATGATTTTTTTTCAGAAGATGAAGTTATTGCTTTACGGCACTCCTTGCTTTTAAAGTACGAGGAAGATACCTTTAAAAAATCGGCAATTGGAAATAAAACCAATGAGCTCGTTAAAAAAGCGGTACGTGGTGATATTATTCTTTGGATAGATGAAAACGTCATCAATTTTGCCGAACAATTATTCTTCAATAGAATTAATGATTTAAAAGATTACCTCAATCGCACCTGTTTTCTTGGAATTAATCAGAAGGAATTCCACTATGCCATTTATCCTAAGGACACCTATTACAAACGACATTTAGATACATTTCAGAATGATGACAGACGTAAATTATCGTTTGTGTGTTATTTAAATAGTGAAGACTGGCAACCCGAAAACGGAGGTGAATTAGTGCTTTATTTAGACGATGAAGACAAGGTTATTTATCCATTTCCTGGTAAAGTCGTTATTTTTGAAAGCCAAGAATTAGAGCATGAAGTAAAACCAGTAAATACACAGCGATTGAGTATTACAGGCTGGTTAAAAACGCGGTAA
- a CDS encoding MATE family efflux transporter gives MSTAITLKQINKLAIPALIAGVSEPILSLTDAAIIGNMEQNATTSLAAVGIVTTFLSMLIWVLGQTRSAISSIISQYLGAGNVEAVKNLPAQAIFVITTLSLVIITITYPLASPIFKLYNASGDILNYSVDYYQIRVFGFPFTLFTIAVFGTFRGLQNTYFPMLIAISGALANIVLDVILVYGIEGVIPPMHIKGAAYASVIAQLIMALLSAYYLLKKTGIPLIAKLPFNPEMKRFTLMILNLFIRTIALNIALYFGTSFATKYGENYIAAYTIAINLWFLGAFLIDGYASAGNILSGKLLGAKDYKNLLELSNKLIKYGIVVGLFIGAIGAVFYYPIGNLFSNDEAVLTEFYNVFWIVLAMQPLCALAFIFDGVFKGLGKMKYLRNVLLFSTLVIFVPVIFWVDSLDYKLYGIFIAFTLWMIARGLPLIIKFRKTFISLAQNA, from the coding sequence GTGAGCACAGCTATAACTTTAAAACAAATTAATAAATTGGCGATTCCTGCTTTAATTGCAGGAGTGTCTGAGCCTATTTTATCTTTAACCGATGCGGCAATCATTGGTAATATGGAACAGAACGCCACAACATCGTTGGCAGCAGTTGGTATTGTAACGACATTTTTATCGATGCTAATTTGGGTGTTAGGTCAAACCCGAAGTGCTATTTCGTCTATTATTTCACAGTACTTAGGTGCTGGAAATGTAGAAGCAGTGAAGAATTTACCAGCCCAAGCTATTTTTGTAATTACAACACTCAGTCTTGTAATTATAACTATTACCTATCCCTTAGCTTCGCCTATTTTTAAACTTTACAATGCCTCGGGCGACATTCTAAATTATAGTGTAGACTATTATCAAATTCGGGTTTTTGGATTTCCTTTTACCTTGTTTACCATAGCTGTTTTTGGAACCTTTAGAGGACTTCAGAACACCTATTTTCCTATGCTAATTGCTATTTCTGGTGCGTTAGCAAATATTGTACTAGATGTTATACTTGTATATGGAATTGAAGGTGTTATACCTCCCATGCACATTAAAGGTGCAGCTTATGCAAGTGTTATTGCGCAACTAATTATGGCTTTACTTTCTGCTTATTATTTATTAAAAAAAACAGGCATTCCGTTAATTGCAAAATTGCCTTTTAATCCCGAAATGAAACGATTCACTTTAATGATTTTGAATTTATTCATTAGAACCATAGCTCTGAATATTGCCTTGTATTTCGGAACTAGCTTTGCTACAAAATATGGCGAAAATTATATTGCTGCTTATACTATTGCGATTAATCTTTGGTTTTTGGGTGCTTTTCTTATTGATGGTTATGCCAGTGCTGGTAATATTTTATCGGGAAAATTGTTAGGTGCAAAAGACTATAAAAACCTTTTAGAATTAAGTAATAAACTGATTAAATATGGCATTGTTGTTGGACTTTTTATTGGAGCAATTGGAGCTGTTTTTTACTATCCTATCGGAAACCTTTTTAGCAATGACGAAGCAGTACTTACTGAATTCTACAACGTGTTTTGGATTGTTTTAGCTATGCAACCCTTATGTGCATTAGCATTTATTTTTGATGGTGTTTTTAAAGGACTTGGTAAGATGAAGTATCTTAGAAACGTTTTGTTATTCTCTACGCTCGTAATTTTTGTTCCAGTTATATTTTGGGTAGATAGCCTAGATTATAAACTCTATGGCATTTTTATCGCCTTTACATTGTGGATGATTGCTAGAGGCTTACCATTAATTATAAAATTTAGAAAAACATTTATTTCGCTAGCACAAAACGCTTAA
- a CDS encoding GNAT family N-acetyltransferase, protein MIRLAEEKDIQSILKVTKACAKFMISNGVFQWNDDYPNKSAFQNDIKRIELYVLELDNAIKGCIVISTLMDSEYKPVKWLTENENNIYIHRLAIHPKLQGKGYAQQLMSFAEQFAIDNNYSSIRLDTFSENKRNQKFYELRGYKRLGDIYFPKQSEFPFHCYELVL, encoded by the coding sequence ATGATTCGTTTAGCAGAAGAAAAAGATATTCAATCAATTTTAAAAGTCACAAAAGCTTGTGCTAAATTTATGATTTCTAATGGTGTTTTTCAATGGAATGACGATTATCCAAATAAATCTGCTTTTCAAAATGATATAAAGCGTATTGAACTTTATGTTTTAGAGTTAGATAACGCTATTAAAGGTTGCATTGTGATTTCTACACTTATGGATTCAGAATATAAACCGGTTAAGTGGTTAACAGAAAATGAAAACAATATTTACATTCATCGTTTAGCAATTCACCCAAAATTACAAGGGAAAGGTTATGCGCAGCAACTGATGTCGTTTGCAGAGCAATTTGCTATTGATAACAATTATAGCTCTATTCGATTGGATACCTTTTCAGAGAACAAAAGAAACCAAAAGTTTTACGAACTTCGCGGTTATAAACGATTAGGAGATATTTACTTTCCAAAGCAAAGTGAATTTCCTTTTCATTGTTACGAATTGGTATTGTGA